A region of the Dasypus novemcinctus isolate mDasNov1 chromosome X, mDasNov1.1.hap2, whole genome shotgun sequence genome:
catccatctatctttcTTCAGGACATTTGAGAGCAGCTTGCACACATCATACTCCCTGAACATACACTACTTCCATGTACGTTTCCTACAAATAAGAATACTCTCGTAATCACCATAAATGCACTTATCAAGTGAAgaaatgtaacatttacataaagCTTACATGCTATATTCCAACTTTTTCCTGTGTCCGAAAAacgtccttttgagccttttctcctccatttttagATCCCATCCAGAGTTATGTCCTGTATTTAACTGTCAttctctctttagtttcttttttttttaattatggaagcatatatacaacataaatcttcccatcgcAAACcatcccaagcataccattcagggggattaatcacattcagaatGTTGCAGTACccacaccaccatccattattagAACTTGCCCTTAACCCCAAGGGAAACCCTACACTCATTCTTTATTGGCCCTGCCTACCAAACCTGATAACTTGTAttctactttccatctctatgagtttgcatagtCTTCAGTAATaattgtagttaccatggggtttaaattaaacatccttttttttttaaagatttatttatttatttatttctctccccttcccctgccctccgctccagttgtctgttctctgtgtctatttgctgcatgttcttctttgtccgcttctgtcgttgtcagcagcacgggattctgtgtttctttttgttgcgtcatcttgctgcatcagctctccgtgtgtgcagctccattcctgggcaggctgaactttctttcgcactgggcggctctccttacggggcgcactccttgcacgtggggctcccctacgtgggtgacactcctgcgtggcagggcactccttgcgcgcatcagcactgcgcatgggccagctccacacgggtcaaggaggcccagggtttgaaccacggacctcccatgtggtagacggacgccctaaccactgggccaagtccgcttcccaactgtaaccatctcatttggttttttttggggggggatgttttttgttttgttttgttttgaggaggacaagttaccagagattgaacccgacaccttgtacatgggaagcaggaattcaaccactgagctacacccactcccctcatgtttgatttatcattacattttatgtatttgtcttttagatcctCTAGGAAGTAAAAAGCtacttctctccttcttttttaaaaatagttgtacTCATACTGGGTCCCACaatgttctttctcttttacCGATAGCCTTAAATCACTAGCACATTTGTATACTCTATAATAGGACATTTTAATGGCTTTGTAGTATTTCTTGGGATTTCTTGAACCGTTCtctataaaaatattcagattgTTTCCAATTTGTTGGTTTTACAAATTATCCCAGTATGTCTTCTCAGAGTGCCCTGTATTGTTCTTCAATGGCATGTCTCACATTTTTAATTATCTGTTTCATGTCTATCTTTCTGACTGTACGGTAAGCTCCACGAGGGCAATTGCCACATCTGTCTGATTCCTCTCACCGCATCCCCAGCCTCTACAACAGTGCCTAGTGTATGGAGGATACCCAATATCTGtagtataaatgaaaaaataaataaatgatggtgTGAATGCATGAAACACATGCATAGAATTATCGGTTTCAGTAAAACCCCAGAAAACAAATCTGGGgataaaatatgcattttaagtCTCTCAatttatatcatataatttatttCCAAAGGGATcacttacattcccaccaataatgtatAAGAATGATTGCATTGTCACACCCTTGCCAGCACTGAATTCTATCCTTTTttgtttggtggtggtggtgtgtgtttatttcttatatatattacacacatacacacacacactagtaGTGGTTAATTAGTCAAAATAGAGTTTCCTGTTACTGtttaattttgcatttcttttgtatCAGGGAGACAACATTTTTCCACGTCTGGAAACTAGCTGTATTGTAAACTgtgcatgtttttgtttttccagtcaATTCCTAGGAGTTCTCTATACAGGAAAGATGTCAGCCTTTTGTCTGTTGTATTTGTTGTGAATACTTTCCCCAGTTTGATATGTGCCTTTTCATTTCGGCTATTTTTTGACAAATGatcatttctcatttttatgTAATCATAACTgtcaatcttttcctttattcaaACATCCTTTCCTTGCCCAAGAGTCCCACATGTGAACTGCAGCTATGAGCTAAACAATAACACCAAGTATGAAGCAGTTTCCACATATACAACTAAGCTCTAACCTGCCCCAGGGACACAGTTCCCACCTTCATATAAGCACCCAGACTGGAAGGCCAAGAAAGATAGACTAAATCCTTTACTGGTCCCTCCAGCTCAAACTGGATCCATTTCTTGGCCTGTCCATTTCCATCAACGGGACCACCTCCACTCCAGACTAGAAATTCGGGGGGTACCTTTAAATGGATTCCAAGTTTCATTTACCTTTGTGTTTTCCACATTCCTTCCATCTAAGATCTCCTCATATTCACTGGCGTTCAAGTGCCTCATTACCATTCCAGGTCCGCCACAATCAGAACCCATCCCAACTGCCAATCCTTCCCCAAGCATGATCCTTCTCAGTACTGGCCAGACCAGGATAGGTGAGGCTGCTAGAACAAACAATGCCATGAAGATGCCATGCCCATCCTCAATGCCTCCTTTCTCCTAAATAGAACCCAGAGATCTTCCCAAAAAGATGTCCCTGTTTTCTGGCCTATTCCTCATACTTTAGAAAGAAAAGGGCCTTAGAGAGATctctaaatttcccattttacagagcagGACAATGAGGGGGAGAACATGGCCCCAGTCATATAGTTCCTCCCACTCAGGGAGTCTACACTGCAAAGTTCTGTACATTATACTCTAATCTTTAATGACTCAAGGCTGAAAAGAGTGACTTTGGCTTTGGGTTTTGCTTTGCCTCTAATCTCCTCCAAATGCTAGCAGTGTATTGAGAATATGATAGTTACACCACCAAGTTTGTTGATTTGACCTAAACTGTGACATAAACAGTCATAATattctgggtttttgttttgttttgttttgtttttagtaaatATACGGCATTTGAAAGACATTGATTTCCAAATTGTTCTCAAACAAAATTCATCTTCTTTACCAAACAGTTTAAATACCAAAATATTCTGTAGTATTGGAAGATTAGCGAGAGAAATGATGGTTTGTCTTCCCTGGAATATATTGGGTAATTCATATAATTTTGTTAAGTAACTGAGTCAAAGAAGGAATGACTATTCTTTTAATATCATTTCATGTAACCTACGTTGACTACAGACATACATAAAAGACAAGCTCTGACATTTTAATTACCACCGAAGAGTACTAATGAAGAATTATTATTAAGAAACACTAATTCTGAGTAGCCTGTTATACTACCTGGAGCTCTCAGCACTTTGTCGGGACTCCAGCAACGTTTCTGCCATCCAGATGATGATGCTTTAAACACTGCTGAAGGCCTATAAATGTGACCATTACATATTCCTCCCCACTCCTGGGAAATAGGTAGGAGGGTACAAGAGCTCTCATtaaagaaagctgcagaaatgcACCATCAGCTAATCAAAGCTATCCCAGTGAGCACCCATCCAACTGATGGCCTGAGGACCCCAGGGATAGCACTGCTGACCCCAATGGTCCATCCACTCACTGCCTCATCCTGTACCAAAAGCCCACCAGGTAATCCTGCTTCACTGCAAATCAAGAAAGGGAAAGAGTGGGTGGCTGGGCACACAAGGCATCATAGGACACTTGCACAATATAGTTCTTACCCTTTCAGATTAGAGCCACTGTttaaaaggaaatggaagaaatgagaaAGCTTTTCTCCATTCAAACACCTTTCAGCCTTTTTCATGATATCCTCCAGGGCTTTAGATGACAATTAACTACCCTACAGTATAGCTGCTGGAAAATATAAAGACGCTAAACGACTTGGGTGCAAAAGGATGATGATCGGATTCTTTCAATAGCAATGTTTTATGACTTAAACAGTTGTAGAAATGTCAGCCACCATGGATCCTGGTGAAGGAGAATGAAGCCAGTGCAATTTCTTTCAGTCCGATTCTAAACTCCTCCTACAGACCAAGTTGTACCCTAGCACTGGGCTACCAAACAGACGGAATTTGGCTTGAGAAAAGCCTGCGGGATTTGGAGGTTTTAACAGCTGCTGAGCAAcaatattttgataaattttcaaaaatgttctTAGAAATTCCAAAAAAAGAGCAGGACCCTTCTCTAACCCCCACAACATATTGGCAGACAAATACATGAAACGCAGttgctgttttggttttttgttttttaaaaaaattctgttctTAATGAATATCTTGAGCCTTTTGCCAGCCAAGCACTCTCTTTGTCCTCTCCCGGCAACGTGATCACAGTCTCCTACTCAGCAGTTAAATATCCCCCAAGCACTTTACCATCCACTAAGCAGTGCAGCTTCTCAAATCTACCCCTGGGAGCAGGATTCAGGGGGCTTGGCTAACAGCCATGAAGGCATCTCCTGCTCAtgcccgcccctcctcccccaaatGTGGATGGATGGCTGtacttctccctcctccctgctccgGTCTCCTAATGCTGCTTATCCACCaggcctccctcctcccccatctgCCCAGCTTTGCAGGAATTATGAACATGGAGATCGGAggcccctctgccctctgccaccACACTGACTCCAAGTGAGCAGAAAGATTCAAGAAAGTAGAAAAGAGCTGATTCTCACCCAATTCTACACTCCACTGTGCAAAATTACTGGTGAGGACAGCGATGGTGTGGTTGATAACAATATTAACTAACATTTATTAGCTCACTTGGTGATCAATACCTTCCACGCATGtcctcatttagtcctcacaaaaACCCAAGGGGCCATCAACAGGGCCAGGCCTGGGGTTACAGAACTGGAATCAGATCCTTGCTGAATCACAAAAGAGCTCAATGACCTTGGGAAAGTCCCTCAGCCTCTTAGGGCCTCATTCTCATCTGATCAATGGGGATACTTAGGCCCACTCTGCCCTCCTCTCAAGGTGAGTGCAAATTTACAGAGAAATTCTCAGGGATAAAGGGATGTGAAAGCTAGTCTTAAACTGGAAAGCCCTCTTGAGGCAGGCACtggtccaaagtcacacagctggttcATGGCTGGCCTGGAACCAAGGCCCAGGTGCCTGGACtcccaggcaggcaggcagagctGCTGTTCCCCTCAGTTCAAGCACAGCACAGAGACTACTGGCTGGTGCCTTGCAGAAAGGCTGCTCTTTGATGGAATTCCCAAAGCCTGGCTCTCATCTCCTGCCACCAGTCCCTCACGATCCCACATTACTTCCAGCACAACTGTCTGGGCCTGGAAATGTTCACACACACTCCCCCACCAAATACAAACACATTAGTGTACCCAACTGTATACACATATACTCTCTCACTCTCACACACGTATGCTCATACAGATGACCAGAACTCACAGAACTGGTCCTGCAAGCAGGGATTTGCCGGCCTCTTGGGGAATTCTGGAAACCTCAGGCTACCACTAGTCTTCAGGAGGAAGATGTCTGGAGGTGAGCAggaattaatgaaacaaaaaagtaCCCTTGAGGTAGAAATGAGTTTCTCTGGCAAATTTTGTTATATCGTTGCAAACTCTTTAAGGCCCACTAACTGACTTTTCTTTAAAACAGTGGTTCTTGTTTGATCAGACTAGATGGCACTGTGGTATCACCCTGTTTTGTGACCAAGAAAATcccattttatttcaaataatttggCCTCAACTAGGGACAATCTGAGCGGCTGGACCCTTCCATTCTGAAAGGTTCTGGTTGTTTTAAGGAAACAACCTGAAGAAATCTGCCAGAGGACAGCAGCCACCATAATCCATCATCCAGACCACGTAATAATGTGTTTACAGACCACATCACACCCTGACCTCCATGTTCAAGAAGATCTGTAAAGGCACACTGATCCTATGGGACTCCAGGGAAGGCTGTGGCTTCCCTGGTGGCCAAGACCTTATTTCTATTGCTCTGTCACTAGCATGGCTGCAGAATTGTATTTTTGTCCAAAAGATCATTTTTTCTATCACTACCCCTTTCTAAACCTACAAGGTCCCTCAGCAAGAATGATTTATTTTCTGTATGGCCAAATTATTTGGGAGCTTCCAAAACAGCAGAACCTTGTTGTGACAAGGACTTTTACAGAATCCTCACAATGGAATGAGGTGCCCTCCTTCTTGAGGCAAAGGTTCTCttggaatgggggggggggggggggaagctggTAGTGctgaaaagaagacaaatgaAAGCTCAACAGATCCTACCAGAAGAGAGGACAGGAAAATGGACggaggggaaagtgtgggaaagtCAAGGGGGATATTTCCTTTAAATCTCAATGGTTACCAAAAGTCGGAGGGCACCATTCGTCTATGGCTGGACATAAGAAACTGCACAGGCTGTTGAGTTCCAAGAGCCACCCACAAAGGCCACCTTGTCCAGGGTACCTAGTGCCACACACGTGGAGTGCTGGAGTCCAGGGGGACAGTCCCTGCAGCAGCCCCGAGGGCCCCAGGCATCACCCCCACAAGAGGCTGGGAGCCCGGCCATGTCCCTACGTGCCCAGAGACCCCTGACAACTAGTCTCCCCATTTCCACTCCCTGGCTTTCCAGCCCCAGCCCAGTTTTGTTTTAGGGATTCTTTCATAAAACAGGAGCCCTGATTGGAGTAACTGCACCCCAACAAACAGACCTCTAGCCCCCACCTCCTTTACATTACACGAAGGCCTCCAGCAGAGGGACACTGCAGCTGAATGGAGGAAAATGTCCTAGCTTCAAGAGCAACTAGCTACCGGCTATTCAAAAACCAGCGTTCTCCGCATAAACCCTGGCCTTGCAATAGCTGGTCTGGCGGTGACTCGCAATCTGGCCTAGGTATCTGTAAATCAGGCAAGACAGCTGATCCCCACTTAGGTCCAGGACAGTGATCCAACAAATGCAGTCTCTCCAGTCCGCCCAGCCTGCCCCTCGGTCCACGAGGTGCCCCGCTCGCACCAGCAATGCGCCGCGGAGACCTCGCGTGCAGCTGGTGGTGAGGGATGCAAGCCGGGCACCCCCAGCTTTCCTGGGATGTCCCCACACAGAGACAGAGGGACACCCACTAACCCCAAGAGAGTTGAATCGAAGGAGGGTGCTGGGAGTAGGAGGGGAAAGGCGAGAAAAGTCAGCCGGAGAGaggcagagaagccaggagaaaagCGGAAGAGGGAAatagaggaggaaggaggaaagagcaAGCGGCCAGGAGCGGACAAGATCAGGAGCGCGGGGgaagggagtgaggggagagaaagcgAGAGAAAGAAAGGCTGCGAGaaaagaggggtgggggagaatgcGGGCGCGGGAAGCAGGAAGAGAGCATGGCCAGGAGGCTTTGGAACCCGGGCGCGGCGCAGCAAAGAGAGAGGCGAAGGCAAAAGAAGGGCAAGGGACGCGCACACAGCGCGCGCCTTTTTCCGGCGCTCCGATGCGGGGTCTGCGTGCTGCGCCCCGCACTGGTGGCGGCCGCGCGTGCGCTGGTTCGGGGCCGCTCCTTCGGCACGCACTCCTAGCCGCGGAGCCCGCCGCCCCCGGGCCGGTGCCGACCGACCTCCTGCGGCTGCCAGGGCGCCTGGCGCCAACCCAACCGCGGCGCCAAAGTGCGCGCCGGGTCCCCTGCTAGAGGCCGCCgcgcctgccccgccccccgcccccggccggcCCGGGCCCGGGAGCACACTCACCTGGACGGTCTCAGCTTGGCGTCGCGCTTGCCGTCCACCACGGCGGGCACGCAGCTGGTGAGCTCGGTCCAGTCGGCGTGCAGCCCGCAGCTCCAGCCCGTGGAGAATCTGGAGAAGAGCCAGGTCTCCCGCTTACCGGGCCGGTGGCAAGTGCATTTCTTCTGACCCACGCGGCACTCGCATGGCTGCTCCAGCTGAATGTTGCGCACCAGGTGGCGGCCGAAAGTGGTGCCCCCGGTCTTCTGGATGTGCAGGAACACGATCAGGTCATCGCCCTTGATGTCGAAGTCTACCTTGCGCAGGAGGTCGCCGCGGCTGAAATTGTAGCGGGGCACGAACCTGGCGGAACTCTCATCCTCCGAGCGGTACGGGTCCGGCACCGGGGAGCTGAACGCCTGCAGGCGGAGGAGCTGGCATTCTGTGCCGGGGCACACGTATTGGAGGACGATCACGGCAAATAGGAAGAGCATCACCAAAGCCAGCAGCAGCTTGTTGGATTTCTCATCCATGTTCCCGACGCTGGGGGAAACCCAAGCTCGTTACGTCAATCCCGCAGCTCAGCCCGCGCTCGCCAGGCGTCCGcaccgccccctccccctggCGCCGCTGTCGcgcccccttccccctccccttcgcACCGAGTACTCCAccacggcggcggcggcggcgcggcgccCTTCCCGGTTTCCTTCCTTCCCGACAGGCTCAGCGCTGCGGCTTCTGcggcaccaccaccaccacccacgccacccccccacacacacacatacacactccttCCCGCGGGCCGCCtgcgcccaccccccaccctgcacGCCGGAGCACCCCCGGAGCTGCTTTGCCGGGTTTCGGACGCGCGGGACCCCGCCTGCCCGCGTGGTCGCACTCTCCAACTCACGCTCGGATTCGGGTCCCCGCACGTCTCGCTCCACTCTCTGTGGCTCCCGGGCTCCCATCCCCTTCCCGCCTTGCCCACCGGGCTTTCTCCGGCGTTTCTGCCCCCAGCCCCCTTGGCGCTCACACGGCCACCTCCCCGCCTACCCGGCTCTCGGGCGCCCTCCCCAAGCGCCCCGAAGCCCTATTCTTGCCGGTGTCCAGTTGCCCACCCTGGAGGCCGCCTCGAGTGAGCTCGGAGCCGGGCTTTCGGAGTTCCCCTGGGGGAAGGAGCCCCGCCGGCAGCCCGACTTGCAAGCGGAGACGCTGAGCTGCCAGCGAACCCGCGGCGAGGGGGCCGCCGAGTGGCCAAATAACGCGCCGTGccccctggagcccccaaaccCGGCCGCCGCGGGCCGGCAGGAACTTTGCCTCCTTCGCTCCCTTCGCGGCTGCCTTCCCTCCCCACACTGCCCCTGAGCGATCGAGTCGGGGAACGCGAGCCCCGCTTTCTCCTAGAACGTACCTGGCCATGGGACCGAAAATCTTGGAGAAAACTGCACCGAGCACGTGCTTTAGCGAGTGGCCCAGGGCGGCCAGGCCCCTAGTGAGCAGGGCCCGGCAGAGGGAGCCCAGGTCCCAGCGTCGCCTGAGGTCGTGCATCCGCCTGCGGCGGCCTCGGGGCAGCAGCGCGAAGAGCGGGGCGCGCGGGGCTCCCGCCAGGGAAGAAGACGCCTTTAGGGGCTCGTCCGGGAGCGGCCGAGAGTTGAATCCACGAGACACACCCCTAGGAGGGCCCTCGAGGACTGAGGCGGCGACCAACCCTAGCCGGCTCACTGCCAATTCGGCCTCCCCTCTGGAATGCCGGCGGGGACAGGTGGTGCGGGCGGGCGCTCCTCGCTCCGGTTGCAGCGGCGGCCCGAGCGCCGGGGCTGCACACGCAGGCAGTGCCATTCCCCCCTTCAGGCAACTCAGGGTACTAAGGATCAGGAGCGAGCCTGAATTTATATAATAATGCCTCACGCCCAAGAGCTGGAACCACTTCACAGGCAGAGGACTTGGGGGTTTTCCCTGTGTTGGGGAACGGAGGTCACTCCAGTAAACGCATCACTCCCGTCTGGCTTGTAATTTCAACCTCCCCTAAATAGCACAATACAAACTGgatcttttccctctctctttgcttctttccttcccccccacccccgacgGAAATGGCGGGGGTTGGGGGAGGCGGTGGCGGCGGGCAGGGGGCGGTTTCTGAAAAGGTAAGTCAGCACGAAGGAGAGAGCCTGACCAAAACAATTACAGAACGCGAATTTGAGCTTTTTCGGGCCTTAGATTCGTTTTCAAGCTTCTTGTTGCTTAATCTCCCGAGCCCCCTGCCCGGCGCCGGCAGGAGGACTTCGCTCTGGTAAGGTTTACTGAATGAAAGGGTATGTGATCGGATACTACACCTGAGTGGGACGATCTAAATAAAAAGGTGATGTGaggatgaggaaagtgaggcccagagaggggaagggacgtgcccaaggtcatacagcagAGTCTCACGGTTTGAACTCTGGAAAGTAGGTCTCatgtacccttttttttttttttttttgtcactaaCACCACCTCTTCTACTAAAGAGACTCAGATCATCCTCAAGCCCCCGTGTGCAAAAGGCTCTCTTCTGGAGGACCAGGGATTTGGGGATTAAGGAGGAAAGAATGGGGGTGTCTCTTGAGAGGTCACCAGGAACCCGGAACACCACTTTTTCCCATTTGATTGATCATGCAGGGTTTGCTGTGTCCTAGAACAGCAGTGCTGGTGCTGGTGCCACAGAGGGCTGCGGGGTCTCTGAGCAGAGTGCTGAGGTGGGGGCCATGGCCCCCATGAGACAGGCTTTCCACTCTTTCCTTCAGACCATTTGGTCCCTCCCTGCCTGAGCTCTGGTCTAGGAGCCTTCACTTCCTTGCTAGGAGATCCTGGCAAAATCACTTGCCCTtcctgagcctcaatttcttcttctgtaagACAGGACTAAAAACATCCTCTGTCCTGACCTTCAGGGTCACCGTGAAGATGAAATGTGGAAAGGTTTGGGCAACTCCAAATGTGAGGCTGTGTTGACCTGATGCGC
Encoded here:
- the HS6ST2 gene encoding heparan-sulfate 6-O-sulfotransferase 2 isoform X3; amino-acid sequence: MALPACAAPALGPPLQPERGAPARTTCPRRHSRGEAELAVSRLGLVAASVLEGPPRGVSRGFNSRPLPDEPLKASSSLAGAPRAPLFALLPRGRRRRMHDLRRRWDLGSLCRALLTRGLAALGHSLKHVLGAVFSKIFGPMASVGNMDEKSNKLLLALVMLFLFAVIVLQYVCPGTECQLLRLQAFSSPVPDPYRSEDESSARFVPRYNFSRGDLLRKVDFDIKGDDLIVFLHIQKTGGTTFGRHLVRNIQLEQPCECRVGQKKCTCHRPGKRETWLFSRFSTGWSCGLHADWTELTSCVPAVVDGKRDAKLRPSRNFHYITILRDPVSRYLSEWRHVQRGATWKASLHVCDGRPPTSEELPSCYTGDDWSGCPLKEFMDCPYNLANNRQVRMLSDLTLVGCYNLTVMPEKQRNKVLLESAKSNLKHMAFFGLTEFQRKTQYLFEKTFNMNFISPFTQYNTTRASSVEINEEIQKRIEGLNFLDVELYSYAKDLFLQRYQFMRQKEHQEARRKRQEQRKFLKGKFLQTHFQSQSQGQSQNQSQNPHQNLTQNLIHNLTQSSSQNLSQNLSQNLSHKENRESQKQKSGPEQSDSTASNGTKDYIGSVEKWR
- the HS6ST2 gene encoding heparan-sulfate 6-O-sulfotransferase 2 isoform X2 is translated as MALPACAAPALGPPLQPERGAPARTTCPRRHSRGEAELAVSRLGLVAASVLEGPPRGVSRGFNSRPLPDEPLKASSSLAGAPRAPLFALLPRGRRRRMHDLRRRWDLGSLCRALLTRGLAALGHSLKHVLGAVFSKIFGPMASVGNMDEKSNKLLLALVMLFLFAVIVLQYVCPGTECQLLRLQAFSSPVPDPYRSEDESSARFVPRYNFSRGDLLRKVDFDIKGDDLIVFLHIQKTGGTTFGRHLVRNIQLEQPCECRVGQKKCTCHRPGKRETWLFSRFSTGWSCGLHADWTELTSCVPAVVDGKRDAKLRPSRWRIFQILEAARNFHYITILRDPVSRYLSEWRHVQRGATWKASLHVCDGRPPTSEELPSCYTGDDWSGCPLKEFMDCPYNLANNRQVRMLSDLTLVGCYNLTVMPEKQRNKVLLESAKSNLKHMAFFGLTEFQRKTQYLFEKTFNMNFISPFTQYNTTRASSVEINEEIQKRIEGLNFLDVELYSYAKDLFLQRYQFMRQKEHQEARRKRQEQRKFLKGKFLQTHFQSQSQGQSQNQSQNPHQNLTQNLIHNLTQSSSQNLSQNLSQNLSHKENRESQKQKSGPEQSDSTASNGTKDYIGSVEKWR